In Nicotiana tabacum cultivar K326 chromosome 10, ASM71507v2, whole genome shotgun sequence, the DNA window GGCACATAAGCCTCAATTTCATCAttcttttcaaccatgtttgcttgactctTCTTCTTGTCCTTCTTCGGTGCATGGCAGTCCACAACTTTATGTCTACCTTTCCACAGTTGTGGCAATTACCTTGAACTTCTTCTTGCTCGGATAATTCTTTGGACCAAACGGCTTCTTTCTCTTTCTGTTGCTTGTAGATACTTCCTCAataatatttgctcccattattatTGAGTTACCACGAGACTTCTTTTCAGCAGCCTTGTTGTCCTCTTCAATCCATAGACGAACAATAAGGTCTTTAAGCTTCATGTCCGTTCGCTTATGTTTCAAGTAATTCTTAAAGTCCTTTCGCAGAGGAGGCAGCTTTTCAATAAATGTCGCAACTTGAAACACttcatttatgaccataccttcaatcataaatttataattagtaaaataatcaatatcttgaataaaaatattgactcaatttataccttcagcaaggaggtcaTGAACAATAATTTGCAATTCTTGGACTTGCGTTATGACAGATTTGCCATCAACCATTTTGAAATCCAGAAATTTGGCCACCACAAACTTCTTAAGTCcagcatcttcagtcttgtacttcttttcAAGAGCATTCTACAACTCTCTTGATATTTTCATGACGCTATAAACATTGTACAAGCCGTCTTCCAAGAAACTTAAAATATAGTTTTTGCATaagaagtcagaatgcttccatGCCTATGTGACCATAAATCGTTCATTTTCGGGAATTTCTTCTCCTAAAACTGGAACGTCCTCGCTGATAAAGCGCTGCAAACTGAGTGTGGTCAGGTAGAAGAACATTTTCTGCTGCCAGCACTTGAAGTCCATGCCGAAAAGCTTTCCGG includes these proteins:
- the LOC142165333 gene encoding uncharacterized protein LOC142165333 encodes the protein MTISTKKHNGSVGITTAAMVAFSSCTTPTLAMAPTEKSGKLFGMDFKCWQQKMFFYLTTLSLQRFISEDVPVLGEEIPENERFMNALEKKYKTEDAGLKKFVVAKFLDFKMVDGKSVITQVQELQIIVHDLLAEGMVINEVFQVATFIEKLPPLRKDFKNYLKHKRTDMKLKDLIVRLWIEEDNKAAEKKSRGNSIIMGANIIEEVSTSNRKRKKPFGPKNYPSKKKFKVIATTVESLVGNTKEWWIDSGATRHVCANKELFASHVPARPDETIFMGNSATTKIEGVGKIALKMTSSKVVTLNNVLHDPEIRKNLVSGRLLIKNGFKCVFVSEIVIISKNDVYVGKCYLTEGLSS